The following is a genomic window from Gallus gallus isolate bGalGal1 chromosome 21, bGalGal1.mat.broiler.GRCg7b, whole genome shotgun sequence.
ACAGAGCTCTGGCTCCTGTGGGGTCTGGAAGGAGGCAGCTGAGCTCCCTCTGGGCAGAGAGCAGGGATATAAGGAGAGGCTTCTGTGGGTAAAGTGAAAACACGGGGAGAGCAAGGGATAGGATAGGAAGAGAAgtagagagagaaggagaggatgCAGCTGCTGGCTCTTTGCTGCAGGGcctcgctactgctgctcttcATGCCGTGGGCTGGTGGTGAAAATGATGCGGAGCTGCAGTCCTTGCAGGTACTGGGGCTGGGACtcctggggacatggggacaagaGCAGGGCTGCCCATCTGCCACTGCAGCCGCTGCTTCTCACCTCTGCTTCCCTCTCCAGGAGCTCTTGGAGGCTTTGGAGAAGCtccaggaggaggaaggggcaCCAGCCCTGGAAGATGAGCTGGGTGCTGGGGCTGAAACTGGTGGCTCTGAGTGGGATCTCCCAGGGTTAGAAAGCAGCCTGGTGGgtgccctgctgccagcccccagccctccccaacCGGCAGAGGGGCAGAGCCATTGGAggagcctcctctcctcctacGGACGGAGGCACTTCTCCGGCTGCTTTGGGACGAGGATGGAGAGGATCGGCGCGCAGACGGGGCTGGGATGCAACCACTACAAAGCCCGTAGGTCCCGGGTCAGACCTAGAAGCTCCCTGTGGAAGGGAGAGGGGCAGCTGGCTGCCAGGCTCAGAGTAGATCCCCTCCCCCTTCAGCTCTTTgccccttattttttttcaggtttctggaggagaaggagaagctgAAACCGGGACTGGCTCTCAAGCACTGGTCTTGTCCCTCTACTGGACAGCCAGCTTCTGGAGATTGGGGTATACAGCAATAAACCTTTTGTACGAAGCCTCCACTGCCTTTGGTGAGAGTTTTCTTTGGTCTCAGGGTAGCACACAGATACAGAACCCCTTCCCATCACCCCGGAGTCCTCCACTCCCTCTGCCCTAAGGGCTTGGTCCTTGGCACTGGCCAGATCACCCTGCCAGGTCTGGAGGGCCGTGTGGCACCATTCCATGCCAGGGAGTCACCCCAGTGACCCTCCTTGCTGTGCTGGAGAGGCACTGTTGGGCACCAGGGCCAATTCCAGGCCCAGGGCAGTGAGCTCAGGTGTCTCCCTTGAGCATTTCACCACTGCTGGCTGTGAATCCTTCCAGGAGGTGGGCAGAGGGCTCGGGGTTAATTCCAAGTAGTCTCCTACACATGCCCTGTCCCATGGGCTATGCCAACTTTGGCACGGCGGGCTGATACGGAGTGCCACTGAGGACAGAAGAGCTGCAtggctttaaaa
Proteins encoded in this region:
- the RNP gene encoding renal natriuretic peptide precursor, coding for MQLLALCCRASLLLLFMPWAGGENDAELQSLQELLEALEKLQEEEGAPALEDELGAGAETGGSEWDLPGLESSLVGALLPAPSPPQPAEGQSHWRSLLSSYGRRHFSGCFGTRMERIGAQTGLGCNHYKARFWRRRRS